A genome region from Tenebrio molitor chromosome 4, icTenMoli1.1, whole genome shotgun sequence includes the following:
- the LOC138129564 gene encoding gustatory receptor for bitter taste 93a-like: protein MALQVLSFVFKLGKMLALTPSSLTMKPESVISKLYNVLIFSLLTGGVFVEISQKNFYSELIFVKKVVCIFGDLIIYILNFYSIIVLGLAKKSWKDLMENLESTEYLVRLQNKKRNRIWYCLGIGLANLYYFASISYMVYVRYKSMGWRYLNHVQGYLDLYQKLIQWVIIKMVLARYKGLKSLLSAYKQKNQNRQFSNDLKRFEYIMSQLKTTVDVFNELFGWPLLLMIASTIIQVLNTIDFIIFYHNERLEPFDSFLVNTFLVTTALSGTIVLILACDSVVKEAGAVVTLGYDLRCCLKTAQFLDDLKLKKFTNFLEKNLPKFTAANFFNVGRWTILDLFETLITFLIIMIQFGNSARKQQ, encoded by the exons ATGGCTCTGCAAGTGTTGTCGTTCGTTTTTAAACTGGGCAAAATGTTGGCCTTGACCCCCTCGTCCCTCACAATGAAGCCTGAATCAGTCATCTCAAAACTGTACAACGTGTTGATTTTCAGCTTGTTAACAGGCGGCGTGTTTGTagaaatttcccaaaaaaactTCTACTCGGAGCTTATCTTCGTGAAGAAAGTGGTGTGCATATTTGGAGACTTAATCATTTACATTCTAAACTTCTACTCGATTATTGTTCTGGGATTGGCCAAGAAGTCCTGGAAAGATCTAATGGAAAATCTGGAAAGTACCGAGTATCTGGTTCGGCtccaaaataaaaagagaaaCAGGATTTGGTACTGTTTGGGAATTGGACTTGCTAATTTGTACTATTTCGCGTCCATCTCATATATGGTGTACGTTCGGTACAAGTCCATGGGGTGGAGGTACTTGAACCATGTGCAAGGTTATTTGGACTTGTACCAAAAACTGATCCAGTGGGTCATCATCAAAATGGTGTTGGCGCGCTACAAAGGCCTCAAATCTCTCCTTTCAGCTTACAAGCAAAAAAATCAGAATCGACAATTTTCGAACGATCTGAAGAGATTCGAGTACATCATGTCCCAACTGAAGACAACCGTCGACGTTTTCAACGAGCTCTTCGGCTGGCCCTTGCTCCTCATGATCGCCTCCACCATCATCCAAGTCCTGAACACTATAGATTTCATAATATTCTACCACAACGAGCGCTTGGAGCCTTTTGACAGCTTCTTGGTCAACACCTTCCTCGTCACCACGGCTCTG AGTGGTACCATCGTTTTGATCCTGGCGTGCGACTCGGTGGTGAAAGAAGCCGGCGCGGTTGTCACGCTCGGGTACGACCTGCGGTGCTGCCTCAAGACTGCCCAGTTCTTGGACGACTTGAAGTTGAAGAAGTTCACGAATTTTTTGGAGAAGAATCTGCCCAAGTTTACGGCGGCGAATTTCTTCAACGTAGGAAGGTGGACGATCCTAGACCTGTTCGAGACCCTCATCACCTTCCTGATTATCATGATCCAGTTTGGCAACAGCGCACGAAAGCAACAATAA
- the LOC138129557 gene encoding carboxylic ester hydrolase-like isoform X1, with amino-acid sequence MSKVRLFSLFILLQIGTLLAAPEVQLPDGPIRGREGSTFTDKQYYIFEKIPYATPPVGELRFKAPIPPSSWDEPLDTVNLDVTCYQQNANSDAESEDCLYINVYTPQLPSEDEPVALPVMLYIHGGGFIGGSGRGVHAERIINEDVVFAAINYRLGPFGFMSTQDEVIPGNNGLKDQHLALQWAHDNIHLFGGDPDKITIFGQSAGSASVAYHLINQNSKDLFRGAILQSGSFLSPWAFQRKSKEIAFATAAFLNDTFQTNSDSNALLEFLQGVDAKSLDVASEQYANSVRNLQTTEILQGFYWAPVVEVKNPDAFLTKKMYGLLQAGNVVGVPILMGMTSEEGLAYNQNADTTLSQLTSFDEHLDWLVPNDMQVPDEDKRIEVGRSIRDIYTGGEDLADHVGDGVRYWSDQSFTRSIIRHAEFYSTFAETYFYQFSHDGELGKSKVHYDGAEHVGHSGDNAYIFCAGSGCDVSGYPEADQITVDRVIKIWTNFAKYQNPTPEPSELLQNVTWPQVSTEDGDFYYVDIRDGLEIKNHPKEKTYSKWVELYDSLGFSDFDTF; translated from the exons ATGTCTAAAGTGCGTCTGTTTTCGCTGTTTATTCTACTTCAGATTGGTACTTTA CTAGCAGCCCCGGAAGTACAGTTGCCAGATGGACCAATAAGAGGACGTGAAGGGTCGACTTTTACAGACAAACAGTactacatttttgaaaaaatacccTACGCAACACCCCCAGTAGGAGAGTTGCGATTTAAAGCACCCATTCCACCTTCAAGTTGGGACGAACCCCTCGACACTGTAAATCTAGATGTGACCTGCTACCAACAAAATGCCAACAGCGACGCAGAATCTGAAGACTGTCTCTACATCAACGTTTACACTCCGCAG CTTCCTTCTGAAGACGAACCTGTTGCGCTGCCCGTTATGTTATACATTCACGGTGGCGGATTTATTGGTGGTTCCGGTAGAGGTGTCCATGCTGAACGTATCATAAACGAAGACGTTGTTTTCGCTGCCATCAACTATAGACTAGGACCTTTCG GATTTATGTCGACTCAAGATGAGGTCATACCAGGAAACAACGGTCTCAAAGACCAACACTTAGCTCTGCAGTGGGCCCACGACAACATCCATCTATTCGGAGGAGATCCCGATAAGATAACCATTTTCGGTCAAAGCGCAGGGTCCGCTTCTGTTGCCTATCACCTTATCAATCAAAACTCGAAAG ATCTATTTCGAGGCGCGATCTTACAAAGTGGTTCCTTCTTGAGTCCTTGGGCTTTCCAGAGAAAATCCAAAGAGATTGCTTTCGCCACTGCTGCTTTCCTCAATGACACGTTCCAAACTAACAGTGACTCCAACGCTCTGTTGGAGTTCTTGCAAGGTGTTGACGCCAAAAGTCTAGATGTAGCGTCGGAGCAGTACGCCAATTCT GTGAGAAATCTCCAAACTACAGAGATCCTGCAAGGTTTCTATTGGGCCCCAGTCGTAGAAGTCAAAAATCCTGATGCTTTCCTCACCAAGAAAATGTACGGCTTGCTCCAAGCCGGTAATGTTGTAGGAGTACCAATACTCATGGGAATGACATCCGAAGAAGGACTTGCCTACAATCAAA ATGCCGATACTACTCTCTCCCAACTGACATCTTTCGATGAGCACTTAGACTGGTTGGTACCAAACGACATGCAAGTACCTGACGAAGACAAACGCATCGAAGTAGGTCGCTCTATTAGAGACATCTACACTGGTGGTGAAGACCTAGCTGACCACGTCGGCGACGGAGTCAGA TACTGGAGCGACCAATCCTTCACACGATCAATAATCAGACATGCGGAGTTCTACTCCACCTTTGCTGAGACATACTTTTATCAATTCTCCCATGATGGGGAATTGGGAAAATCCAAGGTTCACTACGACGGTGCCGAGCATGTTGGTCATTCTGGTGACAACGCTTACATCTTCTGTGCGGGCTCAGGATGCGACGTTAGCGGTTATCCCGAAGCTGACCAAATCACAGTTGATAGAGTTATCAAAATCTGGACCAATTTTGCCAAGTATCA AAACCCGACTCCAGAACCGTCAGAgcttttgcaaaatgttacaTGGCCACAGGTTTCCACAGAAGATGGTGATTTCTATTATGTAGATATCAGAGACGGCCTGGAAATCAAGAATCATCCGAAAGAAAAGACTTACAGCAAGTGGGTGGAGCTCTATGACAGTCTTGGGTTCAGCGATTTTGACACATTCTAG
- the LOC138129557 gene encoding venom carboxylesterase-6-like isoform X3, with translation MSKVRLFSLFILLQIGISLAVPEVQLPDGPIRGREGSTFTNKQYYIFEKIPYAAPPIGELRFKAPIPPSSWDEPLDTVNLDVTCYQQSRNVKEESEDCLYINVYTPQLPTEDEPVALPVMIYIHGGGFVGGTARGAYAERIINEDVVYAAINYRLGPFGFMSTEDDVIPGNNGLKDQHLAFQWAHDNIHLFGGDPDKITIFGASAGSASVAYHLINQNSKDLFRGAILQSGSFLSPWAFQRKSKEIAFATAAFLNDTFQTNSDSNALLEFLQGVDAKSLDVASEQYANSVRNLQTTEILQGFYWAPVVEVKNPDAFLTKKMYGLLQAGNVVGVPILMGMTSEEGLAYNQNADTTLSQLTSFDEHLDWLVPNDMQVPDEDKRIEVGRSIRDIYTGGEDLADHVGDGVRYWSDQSFTRSIIRHAEFYSTFAETYFYQFSHDGELGKSKVHYDGAEHVGHSGDNAYIFCAGSGCDVSGYPEADQITVDRVIKIWTNFAKYQNPTPEPSELLQNVTWPQVSTEDGDFYYVDIRDGLEIKNHPKEKTYSKWVELYDSLGFSDFDTF, from the exons ATGTCTAAAGTGCGTCTCTTTTCGCTATTTATCCTACTTCAGATTGGTATTTCA CTAGCAGTTCCGGAAGTACAGTTGCCAGATGGACCAATAAGAGGACGTGAAGGGTCGACTTTTACAAACAAGCAGTactacatttttgaaaaaattccctACGCAGCACCCCCAATAGGAGAGTTGCGATTCAAAGCACCCATTCCACCTTCAAGTTGGGACGAACCCCTCGACACTGTAAATCTAGATGTGACCTGCTACCAGCAAAGCAGAAATGTCAAGGAAGAATCTGAAGACTGTCTGTATATCAACGTTTACACTCCACAG CTTCCTACCGAAGACGAACCTGTTGCGCTGCCCGTCATGATATACATTCACGGTGGCGGATTTGTTGGTGGTACCGCTAGAGGTGCGTATGCTGAACGCATCATAAACGAAGACGTTGTTTACGCTGCTATCAACTACAGACTCGGACCTTTCG GATTTATGTCGACTGAAGATGACGTCATACCCGGAAATAACGGCCTCAAAGATCAACACTTAGCTTTCCAGTGGGCCCATGACAACATCCACTTGTTCGGAGGAGATCCCGacaagataacaatttttggcGCAAGCGCAGGGTCGGCTTCTGTTGCCTATCACCTCATCAATCAAAACTCGAAAG ATCTATTTCGAGGCGCGATCTTACAAAGTGGTTCCTTCTTGAGTCCTTGGGCTTTCCAGAGAAAATCCAAAGAGATTGCTTTCGCCACTGCTGCTTTCCTCAATGACACGTTCCAAACTAACAGTGACTCCAACGCTCTGTTGGAGTTCTTGCAAGGTGTTGACGCCAAAAGTCTAGATGTAGCGTCGGAGCAGTACGCCAATTCT GTGAGAAATCTCCAAACTACAGAGATCCTGCAAGGTTTCTATTGGGCCCCAGTCGTAGAAGTCAAAAATCCTGATGCTTTCCTCACCAAGAAAATGTACGGCTTGCTCCAAGCCGGTAATGTTGTAGGAGTACCAATACTCATGGGAATGACATCCGAAGAAGGACTTGCCTACAATCAAA ATGCCGATACTACTCTCTCCCAACTGACATCTTTCGATGAGCACTTAGACTGGTTGGTACCAAACGACATGCAAGTACCTGACGAAGACAAACGCATCGAAGTAGGTCGCTCTATTAGAGACATCTACACTGGTGGTGAAGACCTAGCTGACCACGTCGGCGACGGAGTCAGA TACTGGAGCGACCAATCCTTCACACGATCAATAATCAGACATGCGGAGTTCTACTCCACCTTTGCTGAGACATACTTTTATCAATTCTCCCATGATGGGGAATTGGGAAAATCCAAGGTTCACTACGACGGTGCCGAGCATGTTGGTCATTCTGGTGACAACGCTTACATCTTCTGTGCGGGCTCAGGATGCGACGTTAGCGGTTATCCCGAAGCTGACCAAATCACAGTTGATAGAGTTATCAAAATCTGGACCAATTTTGCCAAGTATCA AAACCCGACTCCAGAACCGTCAGAgcttttgcaaaatgttacaTGGCCACAGGTTTCCACAGAAGATGGTGATTTCTATTATGTAGATATCAGAGACGGCCTGGAAATCAAGAATCATCCGAAAGAAAAGACTTACAGCAAGTGGGTGGAGCTCTATGACAGTCTTGGGTTCAGCGATTTTGACACATTCTAG
- the LOC138129556 gene encoding probable multidrug resistance-associated protein lethal(2)03659: MESKESEKSRGGGLKTHPKKRANFLAHLFFCWEIPIFVKGWKKELAEEDLYAPLKEYSSKRLGDKLEEYWTHEELFSKDPSLMRALAKQFGPELCIYGILYFPCELSFAFLQPYFLTKLLRYYTDNRTETPQQEAYVCAGILATLSLLRIFLIHWFLMNLTVLGMKVRIACSSLIYRRSLDLTRSTLQKTTMGQLINLLSNDVGKFDVVFSFINTLWIAPLAIVALFYYIDATIGPGAMAGLSIVFLCLVAQMCFFKKFADAREKVASRTDYRIRLMNDIVGGIQAIKMYTWEKPFMKLTQEARNLEIQQTTRATSLRLFNSTFKSYITKMSIFVAIAVSVATGVPLTSQLVFAISCIYENFKFMLIIFFPMAVITVAEAKISVQRIQQFLLHYEKKTKNVVGNKKNKFVNGCVLKFQSNLDKKAPGVSLQNLTARWDADLSSHVLSDVTFEARFGELVGVIGAAGSGKSTLLQVVLKELEVTKGNLYVEGTISYASQDPWIFSASIKQNILFGHEWDADKYQEVIEVCALGYDLSLLPYGDQTLVGEKGVMLSGGQKARVNLARAVYRDAEIYLLDDPLSAVDAHVARHIFERCISGYLKGKCVVLATHQFQYLQTADRVYYLESGKIFEKQDFLGLREKLVDDNKDETKATPLLKHDLPCQVKEHRSTGTSDMKIYKSYCSAAGHWLRTCWVIFLFLFAQIVSSFSDYFVTFWVNLEETSSDSHPPYWNFFTTNRCLLIYAALMIFVALTSHAASLVFASYCMRASKSLHNNILDKVVHQTMTFFSHHSSGRILNRFSKDIGTIDDFVPLNLMNMLILFFTIVGSVVVIVIMNFWMIVPTVVLFVLVFLFALVFKPTNRNIKRTEGITKSSVFAHVSASIQGLPTVRASNAKKILIQEFDNHQDLHTSAYYMFTAMFTAFGFWTDVICGIYCGLVIFSFLLLDFETSGGNVGLAITQSFVMLTIVQFGLKTWGELDSQMTSVERVTEYSKLTPEADDGTVTPPKSWPESGQVTFESVCLQYSLDSPLVLKNVSFEIKPGEKIGIVGRTGAGKTSLVSALFRLYPFEGAIFIDGVNTKSMPLNSLRSKISIIPQDPVLFLGTIRRNLDPFKEHSDDEIWRVLDQLELKRLISELPSALESVVSEGGSNFSVGQRQLLCLVRAMLKNSKIVVLDEATANVDLKSDELIQSIIRREFGNCTVLTIAHRLHTVIDSDKVLVMDNGVVAEFGSPYQLLQDHDGIFSGYVRENGDKVMNELTKIAEVYAEQATQASTLKISEL; this comes from the exons ATGGAAAGTAAAGAATCAGAAAAATCTCGAGGAGGTGGTTTAAAAACTCACCCCAAGAAACGCGCAAATTTCTTGGCTCACCTCTTCTTCTG CTGGGAGATCCCGATATTTGTGAAAGGATGGAAGAAGGAGTTGGCCGAAGAAGATCTCTACGCCCCTCTCAAGGAGTACAGTTCGAAACGTCTCGGAGACAAATTGGAAGAGTACTGGACGCACGAAGAGCTCTTTAGCAAAGATCCGTCTTTGATGAGAGCTTTGGCAAAACAATTCGGACCAGAACTTTGCATCTACGGCATTCTGTATTTTCCTTGTGAGCTGAGTTTTGC CTTCTTGCAACCGTACTTTCTGACGAAACTGCTGAGATACTACACAGACAACCGGACGGAAACCCCCCAGCAAGAGGCGTACGTCTGTGCTGGCATCCTGGCGACGCTGTCACTATTGCGAATTTTTCTGATCCACTGGTTCCTGATGAATTTGACTGTCTTGGGAATGAAGGTACGAATTGCTTGCTCGTCGCTGATCTATCGCAGGTCTCTAGATTTGACGAGGAGTACTTTGCAAAAGACCACGATGGGTCAACTGATCAATCTGCTCTCCAACGACGTGGGCAAATTCGATGTGGTCTTCTCCTTCATTAATACTTTGTGGATCGCTCCTCTTGCAATTGTTGCGCTTTTCTATTACATCGATGCCACAATCGGACCTGGAGCTATGGCTGGGCTTTCGATTGTGTTCTTATGTTTGGTGGCACAAA TGTGCTTCTTCAAGAAATTTGCAGATGCAAGGGAGAAGGTAGCTTCCAGAACTGACTACAGGATCCGTCTGATGAACGACATAGTCGGTGGAATCCAAGCTATCAAGATGTACACCTGGGAGAAACCTTTCATGAAGCTGACCCAAGAAGCCAGaaa cCTCGAGATCCAGCAGACAACTCGCGCGACAAGTCTTCGTTTGTTTAACAGCACCTTCAAGTCCTACATCACAAAAATGTCCATTTTCGTGGCGATTGCAGTCTCAGTCGCGACAGGAGTACCTTTGACCTCACAATTGGTGTTTGCTATCTCTTGCATCtacgaaaatttcaaatttatgctGATCATCTTTTTCCCAATGGCTGTGATTACTGTCGCTGAAGCGAAAATCTCGGTCCAAAGGATTCAACAGTTTTTGCTCCATTACGAAAAGAAGACAAAAAACGTGGTGGGCaacaagaaaaacaaatttgtgaATGGTTGCGTTCTCAAGTTCCAAAGCAACCTAGACAAGAAGGCTCCTGGAGTCTCTTTGCAAAACCTCACTGCTAGATGGGATGCGGATTTGAGCAGCCACGTCCTGAGCGATGTCACTTTTGAGGCTCGTTTTGGGGAGCTGGTGGGGGTGATAGGTGCTGCGGGTAGCGGCAAGTCTACTCTGTTGCAGGTGGTACTAAAAGAACTGGAGGTGACGAAAGGGAATCTCTACGTCGAGGGTACCATCTCGTACGCCTCGCAAGACCCGTGGATTTTTTCGGCGAGTATCAAACAAAACATCTTGTTTGGCCACGAGTGGGACGCCGACAAGTACCAAGAAGTGATAGAGGTGTGCGCTTTGGGGTACGACTTGTCGCTCTTGCCCTACGGGGACCAGACACTGGTCGGTGAAAAGGGCGTGATGTTGAGTGGGGGGCAGAAAGCTAGAGTCAACCTGGCTAGGGCGGTCTACAGAGACGCCGAGATTTACCTCTTGGACGATCCTTTGTCAGCAGTAGACGCCCACGTGGCTCGACACATCTTCGAACGGTGCATCTCAGGGTACTTGAAAGGGAAGTGCGTAGTACTAGCCACGCACCAGTTCCAGTACTTGCAAACTGCCGACAGAGTGTACTATCTCGAGTCGggaaaaattttcgaaaagcAAGATTTTCTAGGTTTGAGAGAGAAGTTAGTAGACGACAACAAAGACGAGACCAAGGCGACGCCGTTGCTTAAGCACGATCTGCCATGCCAAGTGAAAGAGCACCGAAGTACCGGTACCAGCGATATGAAGATTTACAAGAGCTATTGTTCGGCAGCTGGGCACTGGTTGCGCACGTGTTGGGTCATCTTTCTTTTCCTTTTTGCCCAAATAGTCAGCAGTTTTTCAGACTATTTCGTCACGTTTTGGGTCAATCTGGAAGAAACATCTTCCGATAGTCATCCACCATATTGGAATTTTTTCACCACCAATCGCTGCTTGCTCATCTACGCCGCCCTGATGATTTTTGTTGCCTTGACAAGCCACGCAGCTTCCCTCGTGTTCGCTTCTTATTGCATGAGAGCGTCGAAAAGTCTGCACAACAACATTCTGGACAAGGTAGTACATCAGACTATGACGTTCTTCAGCCATCACTCCTCCGGTCGAATCCTGAACCGCTTTTCCAAAGACATTGGTACCATCGACGACTTCGTTCCTCTTAATCTGATGAACATGTTGATTCTATTTTTCACGATAGTTGGCTCCGTGGTTGTCATAGTAATAATGAACTTCTGGATGATAGTTCCCACGGTAGTACTTTTCGTACTTGTTTTCTTGTTTGCTCTAGTCTTCAAACCTACAAACAGGAACATCAAAAGAACTGAAGGGATCA CCAAGAGTTCAGTTTTTGCACACGTTTCCGCCTCGATTCAAGGTCTACCAACTGTGAGAGCCTCaaacgccaaaaaaatcctAATCCAAGAGTTTGACAATCACCAAGACCTTCACACTTCAGCTTATTACATGTTCACAGCGATGTTCACAGCTTTCGGTTTTTGGACAGACGTGATCTGTGGCATCTACTGTGGCCTAGTGATCTTCAGCTTCTTGCTGCTTGATTTTG AAACTTCCGGTGGGAATGTTGGACTGGCCATTACTCAGTCGTTCGTTATGTTGACAATCGTCCAGTTTGGGTTGAAGACTTGGGGCGAGCTTGATAGCCAAATGACATCAGTAGAACGTGTCACAGAGTACTCCAAACTGACCCCCGAAGCTGACGACGGAACTGTCACACCTCCAAAATCATGGCCAGAGTCGGGACAAGTCACTTTCGAGTCAGTCTGCCTGCAGTACTCTCTGGACAGCCCACTAGTACTCAAAAATGTGTCTTTTGAGATCAAACCAGGAGAAAAAATTGGGATTGTTGGTAGAACCGGTGCTGGCAAGACTTCTCTAGTTTCAGCTCTCTTCCGTTTGTACCCGTTCGAAGGGGCAATCTTCATCGACGGCGTCAACACCAAATCCATGCCTTTGAACAGTCTCAGATCCAAGATCTCCATCATTCCTCAAGACCCGGTTCTCTTCCTGGGAACCATTCGCAGGAACCTGGACCCGTTCAAAGAACACAGCGACGACGAGATTTGGAGAGTTTTGGACCAACTGGAGCTCAAGAGACTGATCTCGGAGCTTCCGTCAGCCCTCGAGAGCGTGGTCTCTGAAGGAGGTTCAAATTTCAGCGTGGGACAGCGACAGTTGTTGTGTTTGGTACGCGCGATGCTCAAGAACTCCAAGATAGTGGTTTTGGACGAGGCCACAGCCAACGTTGATCTGAAATCGGACGAGCTGATCCAGTCTATTATCAGACGAGAGTTCGGGAACTGTACGGTTTTGACCATAGCGCACAGGCTGCACACCGTCATCGACTCTGACAAAGTCTTGGTCATGGACAATGGAGTTGTTGCGGAGTTTGGGAGTCCGTACCAGCTGCTCCAAGACCACGATGGTATCTTCTCGGGGTACGTTCGTGAGAATGGAGACAAGGTGATGAACGAGCTGACGAAAATCGCGGAAGTT TACGCGGAACAGGCTACACAGGCGAGTACTCTAAAGATCAGCGAACTATAA
- the LOC138129557 gene encoding juvenile hormone esterase-like isoform X2, producing MSKVRLFSLFILLQIGISLAVPEVQLPDGPIRGREGSTFTNKQYYIFEKIPYAAPPIGELRFKAPIPPSSWDEPLDTVNLDVTCYQQSRNVKEESEDCLYINVYTPQLPTEDEPVALPVMIYIHGGGFVGGTARGAYAERIINEDVVYAAINYRLGPFGFMSTEDDVIPGNNGLKDQHLAFQWAHDNIHLFGGDPDKITIFGASAGSASVAYHLINQNSKDLFRGGILQSGSFLSPWAFQRKPKEIAFATAAFLNDTFQTNTDSNALLEFLQSVDAKSIDVASEKYASSVATLQTEEILQGYYWGPFVEVKNPDAFLTKKMYGLLEAGNVIGVPILIGITSEEGILWNKDAATTKSRLALFDEHLDWLVPNDMQITDQDKRTEMGRAIRDIYTGGEDLADHVGDGVRYWSDQSFTRSLIKHAELYSNFAETYFYQFSYDGKLSNANVHYEGADDVAHSADNAYIFCAGSGCDISGNPEGDQITVDRIIKMWTNFAKYQNPTPEPLELLQNLTWPQLSTKDGDFYYVNIKDDLEIKNHPKEATYSKWVELYDSLGFSDFDTY from the exons ATGTCTAAAGTGCGTCTCTTTTCGCTATTTATCCTACTTCAGATTGGTATTTCA CTAGCAGTTCCGGAAGTACAGTTGCCAGATGGACCAATAAGAGGACGTGAAGGGTCGACTTTTACAAACAAGCAGTactacatttttgaaaaaattccctACGCAGCACCCCCAATAGGAGAGTTGCGATTCAAAGCACCCATTCCACCTTCAAGTTGGGACGAACCCCTCGACACTGTAAATCTAGATGTGACCTGCTACCAGCAAAGCAGAAATGTCAAGGAAGAATCTGAAGACTGTCTGTATATCAACGTTTACACTCCACAG CTTCCTACCGAAGACGAACCTGTTGCGCTGCCCGTCATGATATACATTCACGGTGGCGGATTTGTTGGTGGTACCGCTAGAGGTGCGTATGCTGAACGCATCATAAACGAAGACGTTGTTTACGCTGCTATCAACTACAGACTCGGACCTTTCG GATTTATGTCGACTGAAGATGACGTCATACCCGGAAATAACGGCCTCAAAGATCAACACTTAGCTTTCCAGTGGGCCCATGACAACATCCACTTGTTCGGAGGAGATCCCGacaagataacaatttttggcGCAAGCGCAGGGTCGGCTTCTGTTGCCTATCACCTCATCAATCAAAACTCGAAAG ATCTATTTCGAGGTGGGATTTTGCAAAGTGGTTCCTTCTTGAGTCCTTGGGCTTTCCAGAGAAAGCCCAAAGAGATTGCTTTTGCCACTGCAGCTTTCCTCAATGACACATTCCAAACTAACACTGATTCCAACGCTCTGTTAGAGTTTTTGCAAAGTGTTGACGCGAAAAGTATAGATGTAGCGTCGGAGAAGTACGCCAGTTCT GTGGCAACTCTTCAAACTGAAGAGATTCTGCAAGGTTACTATTGGGGTCCATTCGTAGAAGTAAAAAATCCTGATGCTTTCCTCACCAAGAAAATGTATGGCTTGCTCGAAGCTGGTAATGTTATTGGAGTACCAATACTCATAGGAATAACATCCGAAGAAGGAATACTGTGGAATAAAG ATGCGGCTACCACTAAATCCCGACTGGCATTGTTCGATGAGCACTTAGACTGGTTGGTACCAAACGACATGCAAATCACTGACCAAGATAAACGCACCGAAATGGGGCGCGCTATTAGAGATATCTACACTGGTGGTGAAGACCTAGCTGACCACGTCGGCGACGGAGTCAGA TACTGGAGTGATCAATCCTTCACACGATCACTAATCAAACACGCAGAACTCTACTCCAACTTTGCTGAAACGTACTTTTATCAATTTTCCTATGATGGAAAATTGTCGAATGCCAACGTTCATTACGAGGGTGCTGACGACGTTGCCCATTCTGCCGACAATGCGTACATCTTCTGTGCGGGTTCCGGATGCGACATCAGCGGAAATCCGGAAGGTGATCAAATCACAGTTGACAGAATTATCAAAATGTGGACCAATTTTGCCAAGTATCA GAACCCGACTCCAGAACCGTTAGAGCTTTTGCAAAACCTCACTTGGCCACAGCTTTCCACAAAAGATGGGGATTTCTATTATGTGAATATCAAAGATGATCTGGAAATCAAGAATCACCCGAAAGAAGCAACTTACAGCAAATGGGTCGAGCTCTATGACAGCCTTGGGTTCAGTGATTTTGACACCtattaa